The DNA segment CAATTTAAAATCCCCTCAATGAAGTAAGTCTAGAGCTAAGTTACCCAGAAGCTTCTCCACAGGCTTAGAGAGGTGAGCCCCACAGCCGATCCAATGCCGGATCCGGTCCAGGTTGAGAGCAACGATTTTCTCTCCATGACTGTTGGGCAATGGATCATAGGAGCCCAGCTGCTCCACGAAACGGCCATCCCTAGGGCACTTGTTGTGAGCAGCCACAATGCGGTAGAAAGGCCGGTTGGTACAGCCACTCAAGGCAAGGCGGATGGTTAAGTGGCCTCCATGGTAGGCCTTGCAGAGGACAGTAGCTATAGAGAAATAAACGGTTAAGACACAAGAACTGAGTacacaaaatggacaaaatgagTTAGATAAACAAGCCCCTTCTTCAACTGTGATATCTTTACATCCAATCAATTATTGTCAATCTGgtttaaatattatattctttGTGAAACTCCTCTCGTGCTCTTCAACGAGAAGTGACTACCTCCTCATCCCTCAATCCACTCAACACCAGCCTGCCATTTAATAGCTCTGCAACCACAACGGAGCCTCAGCTACCTCATCTATAAACAGAATGCCATTTGTTTCATAGGTTTTCAGCaaagattaaggaagaaaaaactgaggAGAGAGCTAAACGTAAGGCTGTTTCAGGTTGGGGTGGCCTCCAACTCGCCCTGGAGAAAGCTGTTTCATTCATCTGGTCCCATacgccaccaccccccccccccccccccccccccccccatacgcCGACGAGCTCCGCCCGGAAGCTCACTCACTGAGCTGGACCATGGTGCAGCCGCCGTGCGCCGCGACTTAGGGCGCCAGGTGCCGCGCCTCGCAGCGCCCCGCTGTGCGCACTGATCAGCGCTACGGCTTTGGAGGGGCGAAGGACGAACACCGAAGTCCACACTGCCGAACCTGGGGCGTGACCTGTCCGTGACCCAAGCCCTAGCGCCCTGGTGGCGGAAGCAGAGTCCACTCGCCCCGCCTCTTCCGCTTTTCGCTCCTACCCTTCCCATAAGGCAACGTTGCGAACCCTAATGTACCTTAAACTGCTGCAAAAAAGGCGCGTTGCAATTGCGTGTAGCGGGGGCGGTAGTGCGAGCCGAGCTGAGCGGGCGCTCTCGGTCTTCATTGGACAGTGGGTTCCTGCTAGAGTGAGGAATATTGGGAGAATCCAGGGGGGCGGCCAGGAGAATTGCTAAAGTGCTCTTAAATCCATCCTTCCAGGGAACGTGTTTTGGGCACCTGTTTAGAGCCTAAGCCACTGCTGAGAAGGCCTAGCTGAAAGGGCGCTGTCCCTGCCCCTAGGAAGCTCATAGTCACGTGGGGGAGACGTAGAACCCCACACCAGAGTTGCTAAAGGTGGTCAGTATACAGTCCTGGGGCAGCGGAGGAGAAGGCAAACCCGATACTTCCTTGGTGCCTCAGGAAGACTTCATAAAGGAAGTAGCGTTAGAGTCGAGGCTGTAGAAGAACAATAAATGAATGTGGAGTTTATTTTATCCTTCTATGTTTATTAATATGCCTTTCACTTTCCCTCCTattcctccacctccctcctctgcaccttctttaaaaaaaataagaaaaaggagtctttatttctggttttgcT comes from the Panthera uncia isolate 11264 chromosome D2, Puncia_PCG_1.0, whole genome shotgun sequence genome and includes:
- the MRPS16 gene encoding 28S ribosomal protein S16, mitochondrial → MVQLTTVLCKAYHGGHLTIRLALSGCTNRPFYRIVAAHNKCPRDGRFVEQLGSYDPLPNSHGEKIVALNLDRIRHWIGCGAHLSKPVEKLLGLSGFFPLHPMMITNAERLRRKRAREVLLASQKTDTEATETKTS